Part of the Spirochaeta lutea genome is shown below.
CGGGGGTATGCGCCGCAAGCTGGATATTGCGGCCAGCCTGATTGTAACCCCCGACCTGCTCTTTCTCGATGAGCCCACCACCGGCTTGGATCCCCATAACAGGAACGAGATCTGGGACGTGGTGCGCAGGTTAGCCGGTGCGGGGACTACCGTCCTACTCACCACCCAGTACCTCGACGAAGCCGATCAGCTCGCCCAGGGTATTGGGGTAATTAACCATGGCCGGGTTATCGCTCAGGGCACCCCCCGGGAGCTCAAAAAGGCCGTGGGAGAAGGCACCCTGCATCTACGGTTCGATGGGGAGTCCCAGGCGGCCCGGGCCACGGAGGCCATACCGGCAATCCTCCGGGAACTGGGCATCTCCGGTGAGCTACTGCCCTCCGCGAGTCCCAGACAGCTCCAGGCGGCCATGCCGAGTCCTGAGTCGGCCCTGGGGGTTCTCAGGGGGCTGCAGGACCGGGGGCTAACCCCGGGGGAATTCTCCCTGGGGCATCCCAGCCTGGACGAGGTTTTTCTGGCACTAACCGGAAAACCGGCTGAGGCAGAGGAACCGGCGGCGACCAAGGAACCGGCGGCGACCAAGGAACCGGCGGCGACCAAGGAANNNNNNNNNNNNNNNNNNNNNNNNNNNNNNNNNNNNNNNNNNNNNNNNNNNNNNNCGGCAGCGACCAAGGAACCGGCAGCGACCAAGGAACCGGCAGCGACCAAGGAACCGGCAGCGACTCCCCGGGCAACCCGGCCCGAGGTTCAACCCGGCGGTTCATCCCCACCGAAAGCCGGCCTTCATGATGCCGCCACGACTGAACCCGGCAGCGAGCCCGGTTCAAAACCCGGCACCGAGACTTTTTCAGAACCCGGCCACGAACCGGCGGGACCTACCGGACCCCGAACCCGGCCGCAATCCCAGACGATCATGAAAGACGGAACACGAACCCGGCCGCAATCCCAGGCGATCATGAAGGACGGAACAAAAGACAATAAAGGAGGCACCCCATGAGCCGAGAACCCCATGCCCTGGATGCCCTGCTGACCCTCCAGGAACGCCCCCCGGCTCCGAACTGGTTTGCCGCCTGTCTCGCCCTGGGATGGAGGGCCTTGCTGAAGATCAAACATGTTCCCGAACAACTCTTCGATGTAACCGCCTTCCCGATTATGATGACCCTGCTGTTCAGCCTGCTCTTCGGCGGCGCCCTGGCAGGATCGGTGGAATCGTATGTGCAGTTTTTAATCCCGGGAATCCTGGTAATGACGGTGGTCATGATCACCATGTACACCGCCCTGACGATAAATAAGGACATCGCCAAGGGGCTCTTCGACCGGCTGCAGACCCTGCCGATCTGGCAGCCCTCCGCCCTGGTGGGGGCCCTCCTGGGCGATCTGGTACGCTACACCATTGCTTCCGTCGTGGTACTTGTACTGGGTCTCATCCTGGGATTCCGACCCGAGGGCGGCCTGCTTGGCCTGGCCGGGGGCGTGGGTGTAGTATTGGTCTTCGCCTTTAGCCTGTCCTGGATCTGGACCATGATGGGCCTGCTCCTCAAAACACCCGAGGCCGTCATGAGCATCAGCTCCATCGTCAGCTTTCCCCTGACCTTCGGAAGCAACATCTTTGTCGATCCCGGTACCATGCCCGGGTGGCTTCAGGTGTTTGTACGGGTTAATCCGGTAACCCACGCAACAACGGCGGCCCGATCGGTCATCCAAGGCAGCCCGGATCTTCCCGCCCTGGGAATCACCCTCATCTGGTCGGTGGTATTGGTCCTGGTCTTCGGCGCCATTACCATGTATCTCTACCGCACCCGGAACAACCGCTGAGGCATGGTATACTGGTGGCCAAGGAGGACACCAGTATGAGTATATCGTGGCTCGGTGTTGTATTAAGCGTCGTATTTTCCATGCTGAACGGCATGATTTGGTACCACCCCAAGGTTTTTTTCGACCGGTGGTGGAAGATAATCGGTAAAGAGGGCCAGCAACCCGACACCCAGGGCATGGCCCTCATGTGGATTCTGACGGTTCTCAGCGCCGGGGTAAAAGCCCTGGCGGTGGGCGTTTTGGTCGGAATATCCCCCGCCCTCTTAGGAGATATCACCGGCCTCACGGGCCTGCTGACCGGGGTGCTTGCCTGGGCCGGCTTTGTTGCTCCCACCTTCCTGGTGAACAAACTCTTTGCCGGGCATGGTGTGGCGGGCTGGGCCATAGAAGCAGGAAACCATCTTCTGGACATGGCGGTGTTCGGATTGTTCTTCGGGCTTCTGGCGTGAGGGTTCGGTATTTAGGGTGATTCACATGCCCGGGGTAGATCCCCGGTAGCAAAGGTAGTCACCCTTTTTATAGTGCGCAAAAGAATGGAACTTTTCACCCCGTCGACACCACCCATGAGTGGAAATATTGGTTACTCCGCTATATCTGGTGTCGTTTACAACCTTTTGCGCACTACACACCCTTTTCAGAAATACCGGGGTGCGCCTGGCTGGGCGTACACCGGCATTCCGATTTCCGGAGCCGGGTTCAGCCGGGTTTACGGAACACACCGCAGAGGATCGGCGTGTCCGGCAGAAATGGTTGGCCGGCCACATCAGAGTACCATGACACCAGCTCGAAACCCCGGGCGGTAAACTCAGGTTTAAGGGTCTCGGGGGTAAAGGCCTGGTGCCAGTTGAGTATAACCCGGGGCTCGCCCTGCTCGGGCACCAGAATGTAGCGTTCCAGGTGCAGATTATCGGGGTAGGAAAGCAGCGACTCCAGGCAGACATGGGGTGAATCCATAAAAAACCCCGAATCCTGGGCGTACCAGGTCTGGGAGTCGGCGCGGCTCCGGAAGAATACCGGAGTCTCCACATCCAGGATGAACAATCCGCCCGGCCGAAGCGCCTCAAAGGCTCCGGCTATCACCTTCCGCCGATCCTCCGGGGCCAACACCCCGAAGTCGCAGTAAATCAACATAGCCAGGTCAAAGGGGCCAGGAACCTCCAGGTTAGTGTAGTCCTGGCAGAGAAACCGGCCACCGGGATTCTGGGAAGCCGCGTATCCGATGGAACCCTCGGAAAAATCAACCCCCGTCACATCGTACCCCAGGGCCAGGAGCCGCTGAGCGTAGAGGCCGGGGCCGCAGCCCAGGTCCAGAAGACGCGGGAACGAATCGGGGGGTGCGATCTCCTGGATGAACCTGCATGATGCATCCAGAAAGGCCGGCCTCCGGGAGGCAGCATCGGTGTCCGGGTCAAGATGGGCCTGGAGCATCCCCTTGGAAATATGGGGATCCCGCCACAGCTCCATGGAGCCTTTGGCGAAGGGCGCAGGCCGGTCGGCGAGGCGGTACAGATTTAGATGGTGGTTTCTGGTCATAGCCCCTGATTATACCACATCGGCGGTGTTCTGCTATCGGAGATCCTGTTATCGGGCGAGTTGCCGGCGGCGGTCGATGATAATCTGAAAGAAATCAGGATTTAGGAAGCTTTCAAACCGGATAATCTGCCCCGGTTGGTGATATTCAGTGGTTTGGCTGCGGATTTCTTCGGGAAGTACCGCCCATAGAAGCTCCGTACAGTACAGCTCCCCGCCCCCCAATTCAAAGGAATAATCGAAGGGCAGGCGCTCCGATTCAAGAGCGAGGGCACGGGCAGCCATGGCGGAACGGATCTCCCCCGGGGCCTTCAGGCGCACCACCGCCGTAGAGCCGGGGATGCTGGCGGCTAAAAAATCCTCCAGGCTCTGGGCCTGTACCCCGTCCCGGGGCGAGATGCTCTGGGACACGGAGTGGACAACCTGCCAACCCCCGGTTTCATCGGGCATGAGCATCCCCCCATGGGAAAACCCCTCCCTTCCCCCGAGAACCTCCACAATGAGGCTGCTCATCAAGCCCCCTCCCCGGCGCAGTACGATGTCCCCGGGCTGGATGGCATCCAGCTCGTAGGCATGAAGCACATCGCCTCGGGTTGCCATGGAGGATTCCGGGGAGGCGGCGGCCTGCATTTCTGCCTGAGCCGGTGCGCCGCGGAGAGATTTGGTAATCCAGCCCACCCCGGCCACCAGGAGCCGGGGCATCCAGAGATAGGCCAGGATAAAACCCAGGCCCAGGACCCCGGTAATTATAGCTGGAATACGGGTAAGGGACTTCTTCACCGCCGGACTCCTAGAGTTCCTTATCCAGGTCCTCTTTGTCTAGGGCGACAAGCCATGTGCCGTCTACCTCTTCCAGGGTCAGGGTCTGCTCCTGGCCGTCTGCCGAAAGGGTAACAAAGGCTGTTCCCTCACGCATCTCGGTGTTCACGTGGGTAAATTTGGTCCCGGTGACCTCCTGAAGCTCCTCCTCGCTCATTTCGGCGCTCATCATGCCGAGAAAGCCCAGCATTTCCTGGGTCTCCGGGGTGGCATACTCTGCAGCTTTTTCGAAGTCCATGGACGACACAGCCTCCATGAAGGCGATGGCGGAGGCTTCGGGACCCTTCTCTTGTGCACAGGATATAATCACCATTGAGACTAAAACCGTCACAAAGATCAACTGTACTACTCTTTTCATAGGGATTCCTTTCGCTATTATCGATAATGCAATATAGAGTCGTGCATTCCCCGAGGGCTGTCAAGCGCTGGAGACATTATAACGGCCCCGTAGCCCTGGGTTGGCGGGGCCGGGGCCTTATACAGGGCAGTCGAATCACCCTAAAATTTCCAGAATGCCCCCCGGGGCGTACCCAAAGCTCGGCAGCCATGGCATACTGGGGTGGTGAGCAGGACGACAGACACACCGATGAACAGCCAGATGGACCCACCCGGGGTGGAGGAAGGCCGGACCAGCCGGGAACGGGAGCACCGGGTGCGGGTCCAGACCCGGGTGAGCCTGGTGGGCATTCTTGGGAACGGGAT
Proteins encoded:
- a CDS encoding ATP-binding cassette domain-containing protein, coding for MTKTTSPAVRLSGLRKSYGSLEVLKGIDLEIPRGSIYALLGPNGAGKTTTIRILATLLGFQAGRVEVLGHTLPRDKALVRRRISLAGQYASMDEDLTGRENLILLGRLLGFRKTTAAQRADQILRAFTLDDAAQRLVKNYSGGMRRKLDIAASLIVTPDLLFLDEPTTGLDPHNRNEIWDVVRRLAGAGTTVLLTTQYLDEADQLAQGIGVINHGRVIAQGTPRELKKAVGEGTLHLRFDGESQAARATEAIPAILRELGISGELLPSASPRQLQAAMPSPESALGVLRGLQDRGLTPGEFSLGHPSLDEVFLALTGKPAEAEEPAATKEPAATKEPAATKE
- a CDS encoding ABC transporter permease — its product is MSREPHALDALLTLQERPPAPNWFAACLALGWRALLKIKHVPEQLFDVTAFPIMMTLLFSLLFGGALAGSVESYVQFLIPGILVMTVVMITMYTALTINKDIAKGLFDRLQTLPIWQPSALVGALLGDLVRYTIASVVVLVLGLILGFRPEGGLLGLAGGVGVVLVFAFSLSWIWTMMGLLLKTPEAVMSISSIVSFPLTFGSNIFVDPGTMPGWLQVFVRVNPVTHATTAARSVIQGSPDLPALGITLIWSVVLVLVFGAITMYLYRTRNNR
- a CDS encoding DUF1761 domain-containing protein, giving the protein MSISWLGVVLSVVFSMLNGMIWYHPKVFFDRWWKIIGKEGQQPDTQGMALMWILTVLSAGVKALAVGVLVGISPALLGDITGLTGLLTGVLAWAGFVAPTFLVNKLFAGHGVAGWAIEAGNHLLDMAVFGLFFGLLA
- a CDS encoding class I SAM-dependent DNA methyltransferase codes for the protein MTRNHHLNLYRLADRPAPFAKGSMELWRDPHISKGMLQAHLDPDTDAASRRPAFLDASCRFIQEIAPPDSFPRLLDLGCGPGLYAQRLLALGYDVTGVDFSEGSIGYAASQNPGGRFLCQDYTNLEVPGPFDLAMLIYCDFGVLAPEDRRKVIAGAFEALRPGGLFILDVETPVFFRSRADSQTWYAQDSGFFMDSPHVCLESLLSYPDNLHLERYILVPEQGEPRVILNWHQAFTPETLKPEFTARGFELVSWYSDVAGQPFLPDTPILCGVFRKPG
- a CDS encoding YiiX/YebB-like N1pC/P60 family cysteine hydrolase, with the protein product MKKSLTRIPAIITGVLGLGFILAYLWMPRLLVAGVGWITKSLRGAPAQAEMQAAASPESSMATRGDVLHAYELDAIQPGDIVLRRGGGLMSSLIVEVLGGREGFSHGGMLMPDETGGWQVVHSVSQSISPRDGVQAQSLEDFLAASIPGSTAVVRLKAPGEIRSAMAARALALESERLPFDYSFELGGGELYCTELLWAVLPEEIRSQTTEYHQPGQIIRFESFLNPDFFQIIIDRRRQLAR
- a CDS encoding nuclear transport factor 2 family protein, with product MKRVVQLIFVTVLVSMVIISCAQEKGPEASAIAFMEAVSSMDFEKAAEYATPETQEMLGFLGMMSAEMSEEELQEVTGTKFTHVNTEMREGTAFVTLSADGQEQTLTLEEVDGTWLVALDKEDLDKEL